The Maylandia zebra isolate NMK-2024a linkage group LG7, Mzebra_GT3a, whole genome shotgun sequence genome contains a region encoding:
- the lrrc4ca gene encoding leucine-rich repeat-containing protein 4C: protein MLNKMTSSQQQQMMRGPRWNRALSDPLFVLLLALQLLVVAGLVRAQTCPSVCSCSNQFSKVICTRRGLRDVPDGISTNTRYLNLQENLIQVIKVDSFKHLRHLEILQLSKNHIRKIELGAFNGLASLNTLELFDNRLTTIPNGAFEYLSKLKELWLRNNPIESITSYAFNRVPSLRRLDLGELKRLNYISDGAFEGLSNLRYLNLGMCNLKEIPNLIPLVKLDELEMSGNQLSVIRPGSFKGLIHLQKLWMMHAQIQTIERNAFDDLQSLVELNLAHNNLTLLPHDLFTPLHHLERVHLHHNPWNCNCDILWLSWWLKEMVPANTSCCARCSSPPHHKGRYIGELDQNYFHCYAPVIVEPPTDLNVTEGSAAELKCRASSLTSVSWITPNGSIMTHGAYKVRISVLNDGTLNFTNVTMQDTGTYTCMVSNSAGNTTASATLNVSSTESSFSYFTTVTVETIETPHNEGFTTTVQQKVGPTPSAGTWESISPTSTTTTTVRTALSTRATEKTYTIPVTEVGGEGLQNGLDEVMKTTKIIIGCFVAITLMAAVMLIIFYKMRKQHHQQNHHAPTRTIEIINVDEDCVTGGPGMEGHLTLPPLEHEHLNHYNTYKTAYNHASTINSIHSSAHEPLLIRASSKDNVQETQI, encoded by the coding sequence ATGTTAAACAAGATGACCTcctctcagcagcagcagatgatGCGAGGTCCTAGGTGGAACCGGGCCTTGTCCGACCCTTTGTTTGTTCTGCTCCTGGCCCTCCAGCTGCTGGTGGTCGCAGGACTGGTTCGCGCTCAGAcgtgtccctctgtctgttCGTGCAGTAACCAGTTCAGCAAAGTCATCTGCACCCGCAGAGGCTTGCGGGATGTTCCTGATGGCATCTCTACCAACACACGCTACCTGAATCTGCAAGAAAATCTTATTCAAGTCATAaaagtggacagcttcaaacaCCTAAGACATCTAGAGATACTACAGCTGAGCAAAAACCACATACGCAAAATTGAGCTTGGGGCCTTCAATGGACTGGCCAGCCTCAATACCTTGGAGCTATTTGATAACCGCCTCACCACCATCCCAAACGGGGCTTTTGAGTACTTGTCCAAACTAAAAGAGCTTTGGCTAAGGAATAACCCCATAGAGAGCATTACCTCCTATGCTTTCAACAGAGTGCCCTCATTACGAAGGCTGGACCTTGGGGAGCTCAAACGGCTCAACTACATATCTGATGGGGCCTTTGAAGGGCTGAGCAATCTGCGCTACTTAAATCTGGGAATGTGCAATCTGAAGGAAATTCCCAATCTTATTCCCCTAGTGAAGCTGGATGAACTGGAAATGTCAGGAAATCAGCTATCTGTCATCCGGCCTGGTTCATTTAAAGGGCTTATACACTTACAAAAGCTGTGGATGATGCATGCCCAGATCCAGACCATAGAAAGGAATGCTTTTGATGACCTGCAATCACTTGTGGAACTCAATCTGGCCCACAATAACCTTACCCTCTTGCCCCATGATCTATTCACTCCTCTACATCACCTGGAGAGAGTGCACTTACACCACAACCCTTGGAATTGTAACTGTGACATCCTCTGGCTAAGCTGGTGGCTTAAGGAGATGGTACCTGCAAACACCAGCTGCTGTGCCCGCTGCAGTTCACCTCCTCACCATAAGGGACGCTACATTGGTGAGCTGGACCAGAATTACTTTCACTGTTATGCTCCTGTTATTGTGGAGCCTCCCACAGACCTAAATGTAACAGAGGGAAGTGCTGCAGAGTTGAAATGCAGAGCCAGCTCTTTAACCTCAGTGAGCTGGATTACACCCAATGGTTCCATCATGACACACGGTGCATACAAGGTCAGAATCTCTGTGCTGAATGATGGCACACTGAACTTTACCAACGTTACCATGCAGGACACAGGTACATATACGTGCATGGTGAGTAATTCTGCAGGTAACACAACAGCGTCTGCCACACTCAATGTTTCCTCTACAGAAAGCAGTTTCAGCTACTTTACTACAGTGACAGTGGAGACAATAGAAACCCCGCATAATGAAGGCTTCACCACTACTGTCCAACAGAAGGTTGGCCCCACACCCTCTGCTGGTACATGGGAGTCTATCTCACCAACCTCTACAACAACCACCACCGTCCGAACCGCACTCTCCACACGTGCCACAGAGAAGACTTATACAATTCCCGTCACAGAGGTGGGTGGTGAGGGATTGCAGAATGGCTTGGATGAGGTAATGAAGACAACCAAGATCATCATTGGCTGCTTTGTTGCAATCACACTCATGGCAGCTGTCATGCTTATTATCTTCTATAAGATGCGCAAACAACACCACCAGCAGAATCACCATGCACCCACACGCACTATTGAGATCATCAATGTGGACGAGGATTGTGTAACTGGAGGCCCAGGCATGGAGGGCCACCTTACTCTGCCTCCTCTTGAGCACGAGCACCTCAACCACTATAACACCTATAAGACTGCATACAACCATGCCTCCACAATCAATTCTATACACAGCTCAGCGCACGAACCTTTGCTAATCCGGGCCAGCTCAAAAGACAATGTACAAGAGACCCAAATCTAA